A single window of Persephonella sp. DNA harbors:
- a CDS encoding TonB-dependent receptor, whose protein sequence is MKKVLISALLSFPAFAYQLENIKVESGYGTESGISQITSPVDVITEEEINEKHPFDFKNTIFNKNGFAFSSNGGFGQITSIYLWGTNPKRTVLYIDGIRANDFTTPNQSAAYELLMMDDIQRVEIVKGVQSGVWGTDAVGGVINIVTQKPEKGFHLKTSGLIGDYNTKKAGITLSYANEKIDMILGYHWFRTSGFSAAEPFNKRWDEAGYERDPYRNETINFKMGWNITPKDRVEAVVKNIDAVIHYDAAAAVDAKNYDDPFGLGYPSEYFNHYSQKFYKLQYDKKLKNNHLTFLFAKSKFNRTQYGGYEGEYREYTAKNKFNYSFGFVKFGFSRQDFIQSKDGYSAPKLSRYHNNGIYLTNLSKINRFYLSQSIRHDSYSAFKDKTTWKLGAKYLFDKDLYISANWGTGYNVPTIDQLFNPYWGNENLKPENSIQWDIGAGYKGFSISYFKYSIRDMIDYDFATSKYQNIPGKTKIKGIDASYSRYINLLNTFLRLNYTYLDSKDPKTGKRLAGRPLHQLGFDVIWYPAEAINIGFSGLYVDKRKDSGNRETGYYTVINAFANFNINKYLLAYVKLDNITDKFYQTVAGYATPDRSLYAGMQLKW, encoded by the coding sequence ATGAAAAAAGTTTTAATCTCAGCGTTGCTTTCATTTCCGGCTTTTGCCTATCAGCTGGAAAATATAAAAGTTGAATCCGGTTATGGGACAGAATCAGGAATTTCCCAGATAACCTCTCCTGTGGATGTGATAACAGAAGAAGAAATAAACGAAAAACATCCATTTGATTTTAAGAATACCATTTTTAATAAAAATGGTTTTGCTTTTAGCTCAAACGGTGGATTTGGTCAGATAACTTCTATATATCTATGGGGAACTAACCCTAAAAGGACTGTTTTATATATCGATGGTATTAGGGCAAATGATTTTACAACCCCAAACCAATCAGCCGCTTATGAACTTCTTATGATGGACGATATCCAGAGAGTAGAAATAGTGAAAGGTGTCCAGTCTGGTGTATGGGGTACTGATGCTGTAGGTGGAGTGATTAATATTGTTACTCAAAAACCTGAAAAGGGTTTTCATTTGAAAACCTCAGGACTTATCGGAGATTACAACACAAAGAAAGCAGGTATAACTCTTTCTTATGCCAATGAAAAAATAGATATGATTCTTGGATATCACTGGTTTAGAACTTCCGGATTTTCTGCTGCAGAGCCTTTTAACAAAAGATGGGATGAGGCAGGATACGAAAGAGACCCATACAGAAATGAAACTATTAACTTTAAAATGGGCTGGAATATTACGCCAAAGGACAGGGTTGAAGCTGTGGTGAAAAATATAGATGCGGTTATACATTATGATGCTGCAGCTGCCGTTGATGCAAAGAATTATGATGATCCTTTCGGTTTAGGTTATCCAAGTGAATATTTTAACCATTACAGCCAGAAATTTTATAAACTACAGTATGATAAAAAATTGAAAAATAATCATCTTACCTTTTTATTTGCAAAATCTAAGTTCAACAGAACCCAATACGGCGGATATGAGGGAGAGTATAGGGAATATACAGCAAAGAATAAATTTAACTACTCCTTTGGATTTGTAAAATTTGGATTTTCCAGACAGGATTTTATCCAAAGTAAAGATGGATATTCTGCACCAAAACTTTCCAGATACCACAACAATGGGATTTATCTAACAAACCTTTCAAAAATTAATAGATTTTACCTTTCCCAGTCTATTAGACACGACAGCTATTCTGCCTTCAAAGACAAAACCACATGGAAATTAGGAGCAAAATATCTTTTTGATAAAGATTTATATATATCCGCAAACTGGGGAACAGGGTATAACGTGCCTACAATAGATCAGCTTTTCAATCCTTATTGGGGAAATGAAAATCTAAAGCCAGAAAATTCTATCCAATGGGATATTGGGGCAGGATATAAAGGATTTAGCATAAGCTACTTTAAATACTCTATACGAGATATGATTGATTATGATTTTGCCACAAGTAAATATCAAAATATTCCCGGTAAAACAAAAATAAAAGGAATTGATGCTTCATACTCTAGATACATTAATCTTTTAAATACATTTTTAAGACTAAACTATACCTATTTAGACTCTAAAGACCCAAAAACAGGAAAAAGGCTTGCAGGAAGACCATTACACCAGCTTGGTTTTGACGTTATCTGGTATCCAGCCGAAGCGATAAATATAGGATTTTCAGGATTATATGTTGATAAAAGAAAAGATTCAGGTAATAGAGAAACCGGCTACTACACAGTTATAAATGCTTTTGCTAACTTTAATATAAACAAATACTTGCTCGCTTATGTAAAGCTGGATAACATAACAGACAAGTTTTACCAGACTGTTGCAGGTTATGCTACACCGGATAGAAGTTTATATGCAGGTATGCAGCTGAAATGGTGA
- a CDS encoding NAD(P)H-hydrate dehydratase, with protein MKLLKASEMAFADENTIKLTGIPSLVLMENAGRTAAQIILEKKDFNSAVVVAGSGNNGGDGLVIARYLLLAGKDVKVFILSDTTKKLSEDNRKNLEIFETFGGSVLLIGKDKLGKLRNAIKTADIVVDAIFGTGFKPPVKGYREKAIEIINNYAKYVVAVDIPSGLSTDTGKIEGVHTKANITITFAYPKVAHVLYPACEFCGDIYVVDISIDHQYLKEIHRYLLEPAELVLPERKKNSHKYTYGHLLVIGGSKGKTGAPIMAAKSATAAGSGLVSVVVPEELDTIFEIALIEEMSIPVDSKDGTFGRKAADQIKQIIKNGKFTSIAIGMGMSVNQYTIQVVERILKEKMPVVIDADGLNNFVKIDGFKNLLQKRRYPTVLTPHIGEMSRLTGISTKEILDNMEDVAREFSTETKTYVVLKGSRTVISTPEGKVYYSIRGNEGMATAGTGDVLAGILGTMVYRLGAKEGTKTGVYLHGLSGDIAARHINKESMKATDLIKFIPDALDLFQNYQEKYTFYKHIDPLKEIL; from the coding sequence ATGAAATTATTAAAAGCCAGCGAAATGGCTTTTGCAGATGAAAATACAATAAAGCTGACAGGAATTCCATCCCTTGTTTTAATGGAAAATGCCGGTAGAACAGCAGCCCAGATAATCCTTGAAAAAAAGGATTTTAACTCTGCAGTTGTTGTTGCAGGAAGCGGAAATAACGGTGGAGATGGACTGGTAATAGCCCGTTATCTGCTCCTTGCCGGTAAAGATGTAAAAGTTTTTATACTATCAGATACTACTAAAAAGCTATCAGAAGACAACAGGAAAAATCTGGAAATATTTGAAACCTTCGGCGGTTCAGTTCTTCTGATAGGAAAAGATAAACTTGGTAAGCTAAGAAACGCAATAAAAACTGCTGATATAGTGGTTGATGCCATTTTTGGCACTGGATTTAAGCCACCTGTAAAAGGCTATAGAGAAAAAGCGATTGAAATTATAAACAACTATGCAAAATATGTGGTAGCAGTTGATATACCATCAGGACTGTCAACAGATACAGGAAAAATAGAAGGGGTTCACACAAAAGCTAATATAACAATAACCTTTGCTTATCCAAAAGTTGCCCATGTTTTGTATCCTGCCTGTGAGTTCTGCGGAGATATTTATGTGGTTGATATATCCATAGACCATCAGTATTTAAAAGAAATCCATAGATATCTGCTTGAGCCTGCAGAACTTGTTTTACCTGAAAGAAAGAAAAACAGCCACAAGTATACCTATGGTCATTTGCTTGTAATTGGCGGTTCAAAAGGCAAAACAGGTGCACCTATTATGGCTGCAAAATCTGCAACTGCAGCCGGTTCAGGACTGGTTTCTGTAGTGGTTCCTGAAGAACTTGATACTATATTTGAAATAGCCCTGATAGAAGAAATGAGTATTCCTGTTGATAGCAAAGATGGAACGTTTGGAAGAAAAGCTGCTGACCAGATTAAACAGATTATCAAAAACGGCAAATTTACATCTATAGCTATTGGTATGGGAATGTCTGTAAATCAATATACAATACAGGTTGTGGAAAGAATTTTAAAAGAAAAAATGCCTGTTGTTATTGATGCTGATGGGCTAAATAACTTTGTCAAAATAGACGGATTTAAAAATCTTCTGCAAAAAAGAAGATATCCAACGGTGCTAACACCACACATTGGAGAGATGTCCAGATTAACAGGTATTTCAACAAAAGAAATACTGGACAATATGGAAGATGTAGCCAGAGAGTTTTCCACAGAAACAAAAACATATGTGGTTCTTAAAGGTTCACGGACAGTAATCTCAACCCCAGAAGGCAAAGTTTATTACTCAATCCGTGGAAATGAAGGAATGGCAACAGCAGGCACAGGAGATGTTCTTGCAGGTATTCTGGGAACTATGGTTTATAGGCTTGGTGCAAAAGAAGGAACCAAAACAGGTGTTTATCTCCATGGACTTTCAGGGGATATAGCAGCCAGACACATAAATAAAGAAAGTATGAAGGCAACAGACCTTATCAAATTCATTCCAGACGCTTTAGACCTCTTCCAAAACTATCAAGAAAAATATACCTTCTATAAACATATAGACCCCCTCAAAGAAATCCTTTAG
- a CDS encoding HEPN domain-containing protein, whose protein sequence is MREEFFKTGENELNEAHELLEIDFCDDGLVFFHLQNATRALLKALGLSYGLDVEKVGSIRNLIDLIRQKTTVKFPDWIEQIIELEELSMSDGCAASICYDYDMYGDIVEAVDALYEFVKEQIKG, encoded by the coding sequence ATGAGGGAGGAGTTTTTTAAAACGGGGGAAAATGAATTAAATGAAGCCCATGAACTATTAGAGATTGATTTTTGTGATGATGGGCTTGTTTTTTTTCATCTTCAAAATGCCACAAGGGCACTACTAAAAGCACTCGGATTAAGCTACGGCCTTGACGTTGAAAAGGTGGGTTCAATCAGAAATCTAATTGATTTAATAAGACAGAAAACCACTGTAAAATTTCCAGACTGGATAGAGCAAATCATAGAGCTGGAAGAACTTTCTATGTCAGATGGCTGTGCTGCGTCTATATGCTATGACTACGACATGTATGGTGATATTGTTGAAGCGGTAGATGCCCTTTATGAATTTGTGAAGGAGCAGATTAAGGGATGA
- a CDS encoding adenylosuccinate synthase, giving the protein MGNSLVILGSQWGDEGKGKIVDLLTPDYDYVVRYQGGSNAGHTVIVGDKKYALHLIPSGILREGKKNLITNGVVVALEELIAEMDKVKDVVGDDFKGRLFISDRAHIVFPYHKILDGLSEKKKGKDKVGTTLKGIGPAYMAKYARTGIRMVDLFDPPYFKNRLESALNEAKEIAEKIYGETFDLTVDEVYSDTMRMFEKVHELVADTSLMLHNALSKGERVLFEGAQGTMLDIDMGTYPYVTSSNASALGLCNGTGVSPKLIGQAKVYGVSKAYVTRVGAGPFPTELNDGIGQKLRDEGNEYGTTTGRPRRCGWLDLVALRFAARINGMDGLIITKLDVLDHFDEIKVAVAYEYEGQIIKDFPASLKILENCKPVYKTLKGWDKSTFRLKDKSQLPAEVWDFINTIEEETGVPVVMLSTGPERSEYIWLK; this is encoded by the coding sequence ATGGGTAATAGCCTTGTTATCCTTGGCTCCCAATGGGGAGATGAAGGAAAAGGTAAAATAGTTGACCTTTTAACCCCTGATTATGATTATGTTGTTAGATATCAGGGTGGTAGTAATGCAGGGCATACAGTTATCGTAGGAGATAAAAAATACGCACTGCATCTAATTCCTTCTGGAATTCTCAGAGAAGGTAAAAAAAATCTAATCACAAATGGTGTTGTTGTTGCCCTTGAAGAGCTTATAGCTGAAATGGACAAAGTAAAGGACGTAGTCGGCGATGACTTTAAAGGAAGGCTTTTTATAAGCGATAGGGCACATATAGTTTTTCCATACCATAAAATCCTTGATGGACTTTCAGAAAAGAAAAAAGGTAAAGACAAAGTAGGAACAACTCTAAAAGGTATAGGCCCTGCTTACATGGCAAAGTATGCCAGAACTGGCATAAGAATGGTTGACCTGTTTGACCCTCCATATTTTAAAAACAGACTTGAAAGTGCGTTAAATGAAGCCAAAGAGATAGCAGAAAAGATATACGGAGAAACATTTGACCTGACTGTAGATGAAGTTTATTCAGACACAATGAGAATGTTTGAAAAAGTTCATGAACTTGTGGCAGATACATCTTTAATGCTACATAATGCTCTGTCAAAAGGGGAAAGAGTTTTATTTGAAGGTGCACAGGGAACAATGCTTGATATAGATATGGGAACATATCCTTATGTTACTTCTTCCAATGCTTCTGCTTTAGGTCTGTGCAATGGGACGGGAGTTTCTCCAAAACTAATAGGACAGGCAAAAGTTTATGGAGTAAGTAAAGCCTATGTTACAAGGGTGGGTGCAGGGCCATTCCCAACAGAGCTAAATGATGGAATAGGCCAGAAACTCAGAGACGAAGGGAATGAATACGGAACAACAACAGGTAGACCAAGAAGATGTGGCTGGCTTGACCTTGTAGCCCTTAGATTTGCAGCAAGAATAAATGGAATGGATGGTCTTATAATTACAAAACTTGATGTTTTAGACCATTTTGATGAAATAAAAGTTGCTGTTGCTTATGAGTATGAAGGCCAGATAATAAAAGATTTCCCTGCATCTTTAAAAATATTGGAAAACTGCAAACCTGTATACAAAACCCTTAAAGGTTGGGATAAAAGCACATTTCGTTTAAAAGATAAATCACAACTCCCGGCAGAAGTATGGGATTTTATAAACACAATAGAAGAAGAAACAGGAGTTCCTGTAGTGATGCTCTCCACAGGGCCAGAAAGAAGTGAATATATCTGGCTTAAATAG
- the rph gene encoding ribonuclease PH — protein sequence MRPDGRSPTQLRPVKIVRDFNIYAEGSVLIEMGNTKVIITASVEEKVPPFLRGTGQGWITAEYAMLPRSTESRNIREVVRGAPSGRTQEIQRLIGRSLRGVVDLKKLGERTLWVDCDVIQADGGTRVASITGAFIAVADAMIKITENGVVQQNPLKDYVAAVSTGVVGKEVVLDLNFKEDSAAKVDMNLVMTGSGNFVEIQATGEEYSFTQEEFDKMLEYGKLGIKKLIHIQKQFIEGMPSIGHWKRKDIKEFVYTDTGGN from the coding sequence TTGCGTCCAGACGGAAGAAGTCCAACTCAACTGAGACCTGTAAAAATCGTTAGAGATTTTAACATCTATGCAGAAGGTTCTGTCCTTATTGAGATGGGAAATACCAAAGTAATAATAACTGCTTCTGTAGAAGAAAAAGTTCCTCCATTCCTTAGAGGAACAGGACAGGGATGGATAACTGCTGAATATGCAATGCTCCCAAGGTCTACAGAAAGTAGAAATATAAGAGAAGTTGTTAGAGGTGCACCATCTGGCAGAACACAGGAAATTCAAAGGCTAATCGGAAGGTCATTAAGGGGTGTAGTTGACCTGAAAAAATTAGGAGAAAGAACCCTCTGGGTTGATTGTGATGTTATTCAGGCAGATGGCGGAACAAGGGTTGCCTCTATAACAGGAGCATTTATAGCTGTTGCTGACGCCATGATAAAAATAACAGAAAACGGTGTAGTTCAACAAAATCCCCTTAAAGACTATGTGGCTGCAGTTTCTACAGGGGTTGTAGGAAAAGAAGTGGTTTTAGACCTGAACTTTAAGGAGGACTCAGCTGCAAAGGTTGATATGAACCTTGTTATGACAGGAAGCGGAAATTTTGTTGAGATACAAGCAACAGGAGAGGAATACTCCTTTACACAGGAAGAGTTTGACAAAATGCTTGAATATGGAAAATTGGGGATTAAGAAACTTATACATATACAAAAACAATTTATTGAAGGAATGCCATCTATTGGCCACTGGAAAAGAAAAGATATTAAAGAGTTCGTTTATACTGATACAGGAGGAAATTAA
- a CDS encoding ketopantoate reductase family protein has product MKIAVFGLGALGIAFATFLKKAGATIYGITKSEYLSRFLDNTLCVTGIWGNHQVKLDGITDKPETLPPVDFVILTVKSYDTAKALEQLSPLMKNETLLVVAQNGYGNYEQAVERFGENKILLARVIFGSKVINGNCAEITVNADDVRIGDPSGTIPQEKILPLINLLNKEGIPVSYAPDVYQILWDKILYNCALNPLGALLECNYGSLAENPETRKIMNNIIYEIFEVTKANNIKLNWKSPEEYVKNFYEKLIPPTAKHYPSMYYDLKAGKKTEIDALNGAIVKLAEKKGLKAPVNETITELIKFKENQL; this is encoded by the coding sequence ATGAAAATAGCAGTTTTCGGGCTTGGAGCCCTTGGCATTGCATTTGCAACATTTTTAAAAAAAGCAGGTGCCACAATTTACGGTATTACTAAGTCAGAATACCTAAGTAGATTTCTTGATAACACCCTATGTGTAACAGGTATATGGGGAAATCATCAGGTTAAATTAGATGGTATTACAGATAAACCGGAAACTCTGCCACCAGTGGATTTTGTAATACTTACCGTTAAATCTTATGATACGGCAAAGGCTTTAGAACAGCTTTCTCCTTTGATGAAAAATGAAACTCTACTTGTTGTTGCCCAAAACGGATACGGGAATTATGAACAGGCAGTTGAAAGGTTTGGAGAAAATAAGATTTTGCTTGCAAGGGTTATTTTTGGCTCAAAAGTCATAAATGGAAATTGTGCAGAAATCACCGTTAATGCAGATGATGTCAGGATTGGAGACCCTTCAGGGACAATTCCACAGGAAAAAATACTTCCTCTAATCAATCTCCTTAACAAAGAGGGAATTCCGGTATCTTATGCCCCGGATGTTTATCAAATACTATGGGATAAAATTCTTTATAACTGTGCACTTAATCCGCTGGGAGCATTACTTGAGTGCAATTACGGTAGTCTTGCAGAAAATCCGGAAACCAGGAAAATTATGAACAATATCATTTATGAAATATTTGAAGTTACCAAGGCAAATAACATAAAGCTAAACTGGAAATCTCCAGAGGAATACGTAAAAAATTTTTATGAAAAACTAATTCCTCCAACGGCAAAACATTATCCATCTATGTATTATGACCTGAAAGCAGGTAAAAAAACAGAAATAGATGCCCTTAATGGTGCAATAGTAAAGCTGGCAGAAAAGAAGGGGCTAAAAGCCCCTGTTAATGAAACGATAACTGAGCTAATTAAATTTAAAGAAAATCAGTTATAG
- the thrC gene encoding threonine synthase codes for MCKWEGIIKAYKEYLPVTEKTPIVTLHEGNTPLIEAPNLAKKIAPDLDLKIYLKYEGLNPTGSFKDRGMTLAISKAKEAGKTAVICASTGNTSASAAAYAARAGMDAYVILPKGAVALGKLSQAMVYGAKIIALMGNFDDALSIVREIGEKFPVEVVNSVNPFRIEGQKTASFEIIDVLGDAPDFHFIPVGNAGNITAYWKGYKEYHQAGKSKKLPHMIGWQAEGAAPIVKGFPIKNPQTIATAIKIGNPYSWQPALKAAQESNGFIDAVSDEEILEAYRLVASSEGVFCEPASAASIAGVIKSYRRGLFKGGETIVCTLTGNGLKDPDTVIKASEKPIELPPNLNEIAKYLGL; via the coding sequence TTGTGTAAATGGGAAGGAATCATTAAAGCTTATAAAGAGTATTTACCTGTTACAGAAAAAACCCCTATAGTTACACTTCATGAAGGAAACACGCCACTGATAGAAGCCCCAAATCTTGCTAAAAAAATAGCTCCAGATTTAGACCTGAAAATATATCTTAAATATGAAGGTCTCAATCCAACAGGTTCCTTCAAAGATAGAGGTATGACCCTTGCCATATCAAAGGCAAAAGAAGCAGGAAAAACAGCTGTAATATGTGCTTCCACCGGAAATACATCAGCCTCAGCAGCAGCTTACGCAGCAAGGGCAGGAATGGATGCCTATGTAATTCTTCCTAAAGGTGCTGTTGCTCTTGGAAAGCTTTCTCAGGCTATGGTTTATGGAGCAAAAATAATAGCCCTTATGGGAAATTTTGATGATGCCTTAAGTATTGTTCGTGAAATCGGTGAAAAATTCCCTGTAGAAGTTGTAAACTCTGTAAACCCATTTAGAATAGAAGGTCAAAAAACAGCATCATTTGAAATAATAGATGTTCTTGGAGATGCCCCGGATTTTCATTTTATTCCTGTAGGAAATGCAGGAAATATAACAGCTTACTGGAAAGGATACAAAGAATACCATCAGGCAGGAAAGTCAAAAAAATTACCCCATATGATAGGCTGGCAGGCAGAAGGAGCAGCACCGATAGTAAAAGGCTTTCCTATAAAAAATCCTCAGACTATAGCAACTGCAATTAAGATAGGAAATCCATATAGCTGGCAACCTGCACTTAAGGCTGCACAGGAAAGTAACGGATTTATAGATGCCGTATCTGATGAAGAAATATTGGAAGCTTATAGACTTGTGGCTTCTTCAGAAGGTGTATTTTGTGAACCGGCATCAGCAGCATCAATTGCAGGTGTGATTAAATCTTATAGAAGAGGATTATTCAAAGGCGGCGAAACAATAGTCTGCACCCTTACAGGAAACGGACTAAAAGACCCGGATACAGTAATAAAAGCCAGTGAAAAACCAATAGAATTACCACCAAACCTTAACGAGATTGCAAAATATCTGGGATTATGA
- a CDS encoding ABC transporter ATP-binding protein — protein sequence MQAKKKKIQVKNLTKKFGDRLVLKGISFDVYEGEIFVLMGGSGSGKSTTIKHIIGLLKPTSGQIIVDGTDITKLSDKELIDFRKKMGYLFQEGALFDSLKVWENVGFYFLENTNMPVKEIYKLAQKKLALVGLKGIEELYPSELSGGMRKRVSLARAISTDPEIVLYDEPTSGLDPVTSAMIDKLIMGLRDRIGVTSIVVTHDLDSAFGIADRIAMIHKGKIYAIGTPEEIRNNPDPIVQQFINRKAEGPITEELYKEMNLESTGK from the coding sequence ATGCAGGCTAAAAAGAAAAAAATTCAGGTAAAAAATCTTACAAAAAAGTTTGGAGACAGGCTTGTCCTGAAAGGTATATCCTTTGATGTTTATGAAGGAGAAATATTTGTTCTTATGGGGGGTAGTGGTAGTGGAAAAAGCACCACTATAAAACATATAATTGGTCTCTTAAAGCCAACCAGTGGTCAGATTATTGTTGACGGAACAGATATAACAAAACTATCAGATAAAGAGCTCATAGATTTTAGGAAGAAAATGGGTTATCTATTTCAGGAAGGAGCCCTTTTTGATAGCTTAAAAGTCTGGGAAAATGTTGGATTTTATTTTCTGGAAAATACTAACATGCCTGTAAAAGAAATTTACAAACTGGCACAGAAAAAATTAGCCCTTGTAGGTCTAAAAGGGATAGAAGAGCTTTATCCTTCTGAGCTTTCAGGTGGTATGAGGAAAAGAGTATCCCTTGCAAGAGCTATCTCAACAGACCCTGAAATAGTTTTATATGATGAACCGACTTCAGGTTTAGACCCTGTAACAAGTGCAATGATAGATAAACTAATCATGGGATTGAGAGATAGAATAGGAGTTACTTCTATAGTGGTTACCCATGACCTTGATAGTGCATTTGGCATAGCAGATAGAATAGCAATGATACATAAAGGAAAAATATATGCTATAGGAACACCGGAAGAAATCAGGAACAATCCAGACCCAATAGTTCAACAATTCATAAACAGAAAAGCAGAGGGACCTATAACAGAAGAGCTCTATAAAGAGATGAATTTAGAGAGCACCGGAAAATGA
- a CDS encoding PIN domain-containing protein codes for MNYKKVFVDANVILDLFLDDRPYSEYSKKSFFYLQKNNVELLTSCELITTVYYVLKKYNKQKALENFSYTFELMYLIPFSNYETQKAIELMQKDKKFEDLEDTLQYVLALENECDLILSNDDNLLSPEIKKTSTKDFIEKLI; via the coding sequence GTGAATTATAAAAAGGTATTTGTAGATGCCAACGTTATTTTAGACCTGTTCTTAGATGATAGGCCATATAGTGAATATTCAAAAAAATCCTTCTTTTATTTACAAAAAAATAATGTAGAGCTATTAACCAGTTGTGAGTTAATAACTACCGTTTACTATGTATTAAAAAAGTATAATAAACAAAAAGCTTTAGAAAATTTTTCATACACTTTTGAATTAATGTATTTAATCCCATTTTCAAACTATGAAACCCAAAAAGCAATAGAATTGATGCAAAAAGATAAAAAGTTTGAAGACTTGGAAGACACTCTGCAGTATGTCTTAGCACTGGAAAATGAATGTGATTTAATTTTGTCCAATGATGATAACCTTCTTTCACCTGAAATCAAAAAAACCAGCACTAAAGATTTTATTGAAAAACTTATTTAA
- the leuC gene encoding 3-isopropylmalate dehydratase large subunit has translation MGMTLTEKILAEHAGRDYVEPGELVTVKVDLAIANDITAPLAIRQLEKYGIDKVHDPDKIALVMDHFFPPKDILSAQQIKISRDFAKKMGIKNYFEGQDSGVMHTILPEKGFIAPGDLVMGADSHTCTYGALGAFSTGVGSTDIAYIFATGETWLKVPETMKFTFYGKRQKWVGGKDFVLTVIGKIGVDGALYRAMEYHGEAIKDLPVEERLTITNMAIEAGGKNAIMEADEKVLEWLKDKTKKPLRMIKADPDAKYCCEYEFDASKIEPVVAAPNLPSNVKPVSEVAGKPINQVFIGSCTNGRITDLRIAAQILKGRKVHPDVRCIVIPASDRTYKQALHEGILEILADAGCLISTSTCGPCLGGHMGILAEGEVCVSTSNRNFTGRMGHPNSEVYLAGPAVAAASAVLGRIAHPEEVVGTKAEVNV, from the coding sequence ATGGGAATGACGTTAACAGAAAAAATCCTTGCAGAGCACGCAGGAAGAGATTATGTAGAACCAGGAGAACTGGTCACAGTTAAAGTTGACCTTGCAATAGCCAATGATATCACAGCACCACTTGCAATAAGACAGCTTGAAAAATATGGAATAGATAAGGTTCATGATCCGGATAAAATAGCCCTTGTTATGGACCACTTCTTCCCTCCAAAAGATATTTTATCTGCACAGCAGATAAAAATTTCCAGAGATTTTGCCAAAAAAATGGGAATTAAAAACTATTTTGAAGGTCAGGACTCTGGAGTTATGCATACAATTCTGCCGGAAAAAGGATTTATTGCTCCTGGGGATTTAGTAATGGGTGCTGATTCCCATACATGCACATACGGTGCCCTCGGTGCATTTTCCACAGGAGTAGGTTCAACAGATATCGCATATATATTTGCAACAGGTGAAACATGGCTTAAAGTTCCTGAAACTATGAAATTCACATTCTACGGAAAAAGACAAAAATGGGTAGGTGGAAAGGATTTTGTCCTTACAGTAATTGGAAAAATAGGTGTTGATGGTGCTTTATACAGGGCTATGGAATATCACGGGGAAGCTATTAAAGATCTTCCTGTTGAGGAAAGACTTACAATAACAAATATGGCAATTGAAGCAGGTGGAAAAAATGCAATAATGGAAGCTGATGAAAAAGTTTTAGAATGGCTTAAAGATAAAACCAAAAAACCACTTAGAATGATAAAAGCTGACCCTGATGCAAAATACTGCTGTGAATATGAATTTGATGCTTCAAAAATAGAGCCTGTTGTTGCAGCTCCAAACCTTCCATCAAATGTAAAACCTGTCTCAGAAGTTGCAGGAAAACCTATTAATCAGGTTTTCATCGGTTCATGCACAAACGGAAGGATTACAGACCTTAGAATAGCTGCTCAGATACTAAAGGGCAGAAAAGTTCATCCTGATGTTAGATGTATTGTAATTCCTGCATCTGATAGAACATACAAACAGGCACTCCATGAAGGAATCCTTGAAATCCTTGCAGATGCAGGATGTCTGATAAGCACATCTACTTGCGGTCCTTGCCTTGGTGGACATATGGGTATCCTCGCTGAAGGAGAGGTTTGCGTTTCAACATCTAACAGAAACTTCACAGGAAGAATGGGACATCCAAATAGTGAGGTTTATCTGGCAGGTCCTGCAGTAGCTGCAGCTTCAGCAGTATTAGGAAGAATTGCACACCCTGAAGAAGTTGTAGGAACAAAAGCAGAAGTAAATGTTTAA
- a CDS encoding DUF2892 domain-containing protein, with product MIGLWDALIRVLIGAILVWLGIEVGGVWKIGEVVGFIFMFTAIIGFCPLYKLTGVSSRCDNCQEAAEA from the coding sequence ATGATAGGCTTATGGGATGCTTTAATTAGAGTTCTAATTGGTGCAATACTGGTTTGGCTCGGTATTGAAGTAGGCGGAGTGTGGAAAATCGGAGAAGTAGTTGGATTTATCTTTATGTTTACAGCAATAATTGGCTTTTGTCCACTTTATAAACTTACCGGCGTATCATCCAGATGTGATAACTGCCAGGAAGCAGCTGAAGCATGA